From Ananas comosus cultivar F153 linkage group 2, ASM154086v1, whole genome shotgun sequence:
CACTAAGCAGTAGTTGACAAGGTACATCAACTGGAATTTTGTGAAGCAGCAGCTTTTCCAGCTTAACTTCAGGCGCCTAAGATGATAGAGTAAATGATAAGTACACGTTCGCAAGAGGAGCCTATTTTTGTTCACACATACATTATTTCCAGACGCTTCAATGGGATCATCAAATCCATGTTCCAACTTGGCAAGTACTAACTTCATAGCAGCCCGTGCATCATTTAAGCAGTTATGCGGTTCACCATCCTCTCGAACAGCAAATCCCAACACTGACTGCCAGAATGAAAGAACCAGCACAACCAAATGTTATTCATAATCACAAATAAGAGAAAGAAAGTACATTACTTCCTTCTCAAGGAATATATGTTGATATATTTGTGCAAATATTAAATTGAGCTCACTTTTCAGAGAGATATTGATAGCAGTGAACCTTATCTTTTGCTGTAAAATTGTAGTCAATTCATAAAGTCATATATGTGCGATTCATAGCAGCAACTATTCTGATAACTTGCAAATACTATTAGTCTACCACAGACTTGGATGGATATCACATGCTAGTTCTTCCCGAAAGACAGTTGATCCATCAAAGCAAATATCAAGAAGAGAAATAAGCTCAAGAACAAAGCAGTTACACACTCAGCAGTGAAATGAAGAATGATTGTACCCATTCTGACAATgcagaaaaagtgaaaaaagcaATACAGAAATAGGGCATGTGCGAGCTCCTTCAAACGTAGATTTTGTTTCCCCTATGTACCACACTAGAATGATACAGCAACCAATCATCCTGGAAACAAAAATATGGACCTTTTTGGAACTTGGTGTCAGAAAATCACCGTATTGTGAGAAACTTAGTATTATATAAACTAATGGCTCGTTGGAGCGTGTGGCCTGATGGCGAAAGCGCCATTCCGTGCACATTTACGCATATACACCTATTTGCCATAGTTTGCATTTTCAGTTTTACATTATTCAGTTATCAGTtgccttgattttttttttttggcattgtGACATAATTATCCCACCGTAGTCCCCTACATTCTTAAGAGAGTCCATTTTGGATGAAGGTGCAGTGTGCACTGTTCAAGCGAATGGACCCTAACACATTTGTCCGCTGGCGTGTTACTGAATTAGGTATAATACATAAAAACACTAAAATCCAGAAAATGATAAGGATGGCCTATTGGGGGAAGATACAGCACTGACATTAACCTCACCTGCAGGAGAATTACCCAAAAACTTAACAACCAGGAAAATACATTGACGTTTGATGCATACCTTACACAAGTTGTTCAAGGAAGGAGATGCTCCTGTAGGTAAATCCATATACTTAAAAATGTACGATGTGTCGATAACTTGGGGATAATCGAATTTTAGTGCTGTAGAAAGTAGAAGAGAGAAGTTGATCATGAGCGGCACATGTTTGAATTCTAAAGAAATATTTAACATGAATCTCGGAAATAGATAAAACTAACAGACTAAGCTTGCACTTATTCTTACCATGCAAATCATTATATAAACTGTGGCCAACCAAAATGGATCCATGTGATAGGAGCTTCCTCAAGTTTTTCTAGAAAATGTAGGGGACAAACAATGTTACTTCAACGTAGAAAGATCAAAAGGTAGCTGCATAAGACAGAAAATGACTACCTGTACATCAACTAATGAACAAGTAACTCCTTCCAAGTCTTTAGCCGATATGCCAGTGATGTGAGTTCGATAGTCGGCAACAGCTTTATTGGGGTTTACAACTTTGTTCAGCTTAACCTAAATCCATTAGAAACTTGTAACCAAGTGACCAAAGAAATGCTCCCGCATGAAGAAAACTGGACTCATACAAATATTAGTCTATTATACGATTCATTGAATAGAAAAGTTTGCATTTCATCGCTTGCTCATAAAGACTGTCTCCTGAAATTGTCTCCTAATGCAATAGGCACTGTACCTCCAAATTTTGATCAACTGCACATACTTTGACGACTGATTCAGTACCATCCTGGCAAAGGACCATCTCACAATCAATTGAAATCATCGCTTTTGAGTTCATCACCTCAGAGGTTTTGCCTATTGTCATTACCTTCCACCCCTGACAAGAAATTTTATCACATAAGATCTGAAAATGAATCTGGTTAGGGGCGCTAGAGTGACActaaaatggatttttaaatcaaagatttgATTGTCAAAGTTTTTAAATCCAAATGTCACTGCCCAGTTTAGTTCTCAAAGAGCTCTCACGATGAACTGGCGAATGAATATAAATGCTTCTCCCCAGTTATGTCATACCAAAGTGGGATGTTAGGGGAGGGTAATGACGGTATCACTAACCTAGAGCACTTTTGCATGAAGTGTCTAGATTCAAGATTTTGAACCTCCAACTATGTGGTTTCGAGTCCAAGAATTACCAATGTACCAAGCAAAGGACACGAACaagtaaatgaaatcaaattttattcataGGAGAGTATTTGAAATTAGGACCACGGatgaaaacaataaaatttttgccAAACTTAGCATTCAAAAGGATAGCTAAATTACACATTTGGTCCACAAACAATGAGCGTGAgaatttggtcctcaaacttcagTTTGTTACAATTTTGGCGCATAACTTTttgaattgttgcaatcaaatccCACAACCCAATTTAATAAACTATATGTTGACAAATTATTGACGTACAAGAAATGTGGAaatattgtgattgatgatgaGATAATAATCaggtaaaaacatatagaactaacctgaactatagaccattttgagtcGGCTACCTAatccttcaaattttttattctactACTTggcttttcaatttgtttgatttgaatcaatcaacggcattttgatttcaaaatttgaacccgtcgtttatctttacaagtttaattagtatacttcatgcaattttcgcaattataaattcattaaagtaattagtttaaattttgcagTCAAAGTGTCATtcactgactcaaatcaaacaaattgaaaacctaagtagtaaaatcaaaattttgaaaggtcaagtagccaactcaaaatggtccaaagttctatacatttttacctaataattaagatgctatatCACTTCTGTATCaataatttgtcaatatttagcCAATTAAATTGGGTTgtgggacttgattgcaacaattcagAAAGTTCGAGCTAGAAATTagaacaaattaaagtttgataacCAAAGTGTCACaagcctcatagtttgaggaccaaaattgtTATTTACCCAAAAGGATACTTCATGCTATGAGCTAAGAATCAGTAATAACTAAAATGAGAATGAAAAGAGAATTTACTGTTTTGAACATGATCATTTAGGAACTGCCAATAGAAAAGGAGTTTTTCCATAAAAGGTGGTCTGGTAAACAAATAGAACGCTAATGAAAACACAACAGCAGGTCCTATACATTTTATGGTCTGGTAAACAAATGGAACGCTAATGAAAACACAACAGCAGGTCCTATACATGTTTTAAGTTGGACAATTAAGGTTCTTaagagtaaaaatatattatcatcaTTCAAGAAGAAATACATTTTAGAGCTCACAaacaaatctaaaaatttagagTTAACCTAAAATGACATGGAAGTCTTATACTAACATATAGAACATGATATTCCGAAGGCTAAAAGTTCACTGCAGTTTTAAGGCCAAATATATGATCATTTACAATAGTAATCAAActtattaaaatgaaaatcgAAATGATATGATTACAGATAACTCAATAATCATTCTCATTAAGTATCACTCCATCATTTGCCAACATGTCAACCCTGAAATTTCATGATTGCATATAACATATTAACCAACTatgaaaaagaatgagagaCACTAAGGCAAAACTTCTAGATGCATTAATTGGGCATGCATAAAATTAATGACTTGCATTAGTTAACCTCAAATCAGGGCCCTGAGTAGTATTTAGTAAGCAGTATTTACTAAGTAATGGTAGCTTGTTCAAATTAAACATAAATGATGAAGCAGACAAACCTCATTATAGGATGGAAAAAAGTAATGTTGCATGTGCTGCGGGTTTTCCATCGTCAACCGGACCAATCTCTGCATATTCAAGATTCAAAACTGAACATTTAAAACCATTATAAATAACAGATATTATCGCAAACTGAGATTGACCAACAATGGTCGGACAAAACAAGCAAATAGAAATCAAAGTAACCTAAAAGATAGCTGGAGGTTCAGTTACCCTACTAATACAATTCCACTATTAGCTTTCTCGCAACATCGTCTCTCTACAATTTGCTAGTATCTATATCTGTAGTACAAGTCCACTTATTAATATAAATCTACACACTCCGTATTGCATTGTTTAGTCTACACTTACACCAGCAGAAGAAAACACTGACCCACGCCAACCTGTCGTGCCAGAAACTAAGCTGGATTAATCCAACCCGACATAAAATGTCAACAAATGGACTAAAAGCAACCTAGACCCAAATTGGTCTAAATCCCAAGAAACCCAAAATTTACATCCAATGACCCACATGACCTTTAATGTAGTACACTGAATTTTAGCAATTGCGAAGTTTgagtgttagaatagtaattgaAACTATTCTACAGCTTTTGAAGGGTTGCCAAGAGGTTTTCAGCAAGCTACATGAGTGATTAAGCGGCCGGAAGagcgaaagtgcattgcaacgtGCAAATTCTGGACCTGGcacagagtaccggtaccagtatgcatgagtaccggtacccagcacacAGCAGCTGCGTGGCTGAGGTTGTTTTGGGTATTTCACCCTTTGAGCTTATCCTTTATCAGTCCAGCTCGAGTCTCAGCTTGTTCTTATCAGGTTGGGGGCAGGGAACAGGGTAAgaaccctttctctctttctctctctaggtttttcCATGATTGAGTGGAAAAGATGGATTTGAGCTtgtttcctttccttctcttgATACTTGCTGGTTAGGAAGCTTTGAAGCTGTTATAGAAGGACAGAGGGAGAAGTTCTGGAGGCTTTTCGCAGCCCAAACTCAGTGAGAAGCGGAGTTAAAGTCTTGTGAGGTAAGTGATTCTACTAGCTACTAAGTTTGAGTGGTTAGTAGTGAAGTTGAGCATGTTGTTGGTTGCTTTGCTAGCAGCTGGTGTGGGAGATGCTACCAGCAGCTGTGGAAGAAAGTTTGGCTGTGGTTTATCAACTCTAATCTAAGGAAAAGCTGAACTAAAGCTATTGGAAGGTATACTACCTACTAGCCCTCTAGTTGGATGTATTGATTGAAGTGTTGAAGCAGTTTTAATGCAGTCCACAGCAGGTTCACAGCAAGGAATTGGACTCCTTTGAGCTGAGTTTAGTGACTCTTATGAGCTGACTTTGAGGTGCTTCAACCTGAGTTGGAGCCGTGCAAGGTGAGCAACCTAACTTTTTGCTAGTTGGTATGTGTTGGTGGAGTAGTGATGAAGTCTATGGTGTATGTTTACAACAGAATTTTCAGCAGGGTATTAGATCCTTTTTGGCTGAGCTTGGGGAGCTTTCGAAGGCCGGTTTCGATGTTCCAATCTGAACCGAAGTGAAGAATTAAGCCTTGATACTATACTAAGTAAGATTCTAAGCCTAAACTATGTAAATAGGTGAGATTTACGTGTAGAGATTGAAGTTAAGCTTCTAGCTGAATTTGGGGATATTTGCTAGGGTGCTTGGAGGCTTCAGATCACCTTGAGCTGAGTTTTGATGATTCTTAAAAGCTGCTTTAATGTACTTCAACCTGATTTGAAGTAAAGTTCAAGTGTGGATTCTAAACTAGGTATGATTCTACCTAGATTGGATGCATACATGAGATTTTTAGTAAAAGTTGAAGTTCAACTTCTAACTGGATTAGTATACCTGCTAGGGCACTTGGAAGCTAGAGAACATCTTCGCTTACGGGATCGACAAAAGTCGATGGcgatttggtgggtttgaccttaccgaaatgggtaaattccctctatgtcttcttGACATCTGAAAGTGGAATTGttgcatattcatgtgaatatatgtgtATATTTGAATGGATGGATACATGCATAAATCTGCATAGTATATCGGATTAAAGGAAATCTCTATGTAGTAGGAGAGAATTATGAAATTGCTTTGCATAAATAGAACATTTGCTTGTTTAATATGCAATACTTGATATTGTATATttgtgtagacaagttaaaTAGGATATCATTCACGAATGAAGGGATATAAAGCTATGAAGACGACACTTAGTTTAGATGTATAACTAAGTGAATGATGCATTATAGTGGTTAATCTTTAAGTTAAATTCATGCAATttcatgttgtagacatgatgacagAACTCTTAGCACATCCTGtatcatatatttatatggaAATCATGTTAAAAGTATAGTAGAGGATGATTCGCATATTTGTATTGGTTATTGCTTTCACGAAATGACGGAATAGAGATAGCATGAATTTCATGTTCTTATCTAGATGATCTAGTCAAGTAACTAGAATTGGgcattataatataatatgaatcTTATACTAGTGAATATGTtctagttaaataactagaattGGACATGAGGATATACGTGTGTAGTCGAGTAGAAGTGTTTGCTTAATACTTGTTTACTCCAGGTAGTGGAGGTTTTTATAGAACCATAGAATATGTGCCACGAGTTACATGAACACTAAAATGAGTCATTGAGTATGACCTTAGTAAACTACTTTCCTTATGTATAGGGAGTAGTGAGAAGAACTATATGTGAGTATGAGGGTATAGCCCGTTAGAAACATCAATATGACGTAAAACATGTACTTGTTAAGTCATACTATCAATTGGTAGAAACATGTCACCAAGTAGTTGATAGTGGATTATGACTTAGTGTTAATTGTCGACCTtgtgtcgagttgagattccatgttagagacatgatgaacttGTGATACCTATGCTatggattacgcttgcttgccaatgtgctcattcgcatatgcttgtgagggtcgcgccccacaagccggcacttcggagttagcctagcgacagattgctcgcttcTGTACAAGactgagcgccgaagtggattgctgtggaTAGTGTTGACTTCCACGAAGCCATTAGGCACAGCACGGGCTGGAACTTTACCATATGTAAGTCTCTTGTTAATTGGGTTAATGTTAGAAACTTTAACCTTagatggacatagtagtaaaaatactttatgtcattagttGAATATACCTAGTATTGAGTATACTAGAAGGTTGACATCCCTGTTGGTCAATAGTTTAGTGATAATTCCTGAATGTTTACACTCTTGCTAGTGTAGGGAAATAGCTATATGATGTCATTAGCTAGTTAAATTATAATGATGCTATTCTGCATACAGCCTGACATATAGCTAATTAAACTGTTAATTAGCATAGGTCATAGAACTCGTTATGATAAACTAGTACATAAGACATGTTAGAAACATATCTGGTGAGGCATGCTATAGTTGATGTATTTCATTTACTTGTTGCATTTACTTTATTTACTTATTGTTGTTGactcatgcctcagttgacctagtggtgtacttcgccactctcggcggcttacccactgggaactattgtttaatagttctcacgctctgtTGTTGGTTGTTTTtgtacagagccttccacagcgagaaaggctagggttcctggcaAGGGATGAGCGGATAGCTAGAGCCTCCTCGATGTTAAATAGATGGAACCATACCAGCCTTTCTAGTTTAGTTCAGTATTGTATACTGGGTTTATGTAGAATGTATTCTGTTCTTATCAGTTGTAATAAGGTTATGTGTTATATAAGTTTATGAATTTTTAagttttgctctgattaccaGGTTAAGATGTTATGCTTTTATTGTGTTAATTGTAGACGTCTGGTGTACACTTGaggttgtggtgtacacggcgggtctgtacacgtgactggtgagcttccgctgaagtccAGGGCGTGATATTTAAACCGAAAAGATCCGAAACCAAGAGCAAGCCAAAACCTGAAGTAACCTGCATCGCAATTAACAACAGAACTAAAAGCTGACACAAAAGACCTGAAACTCAAATTGCCCCAGATTAGAACAACCTGAAATTTGAGCATCCTAAAGCTCAAAGCAAATCAAATCATGGAGTGCTGAGCCCCAGGCCCCCAAGACAATCCAAACCAAGAGTCTGATACCTAATATGAACCAGAGTGAGTGAAGACCCAAGGTGACCTGAACTCAAGCAACCTGCAACTCAACACTTGAAACAATCCAAACCCAAGAAACCTTAAACCTGAAACTCAAGGGGTTAAGTGACCCAAACCCAAAATTACCCCACCCAAACATATAGGTTTACATTCCAACAATATTGTAGAGActagcaaaatttaatttttttaagaaatttgatttttgaatttttagtcgAAATTTGGTTTTCGAGAAAGAGAAGACTAACTTTGCGTAACAAAAACGGAATCTGACGAAACGAAATCACCACTTGAAAGGCCTGGCAGTGCCAAAAGTCGTGGTAAAGTCCGTTTTTGGATTTGACGCAAGAAAAGCGGAAAATAAAGTGAAAACCGAAAATTCGCCGAAAATTGGAAATTTGTAATTAGGTGCTTTATTTTATGTACAGAAATCTGCAAAAAGTGGCTGGGAGAAGGCTTTCGCAAATTACACAGGCTGTGATATTAAAGGTTCAGGGGACTTCTGAGCGATTTTTCAATCATTATAAAAATTGCTA
This genomic window contains:
- the LOC109703689 gene encoding small RNA degrading nuclease 3-like isoform X5; the encoded protein is MDKSWMTKHRNSDEYKKWSLNSQRLVRLTMENPQHMQHYFFPSYNEGWKVMTIGKTSEVMNSKAMISIDCEMVLCQDGTESVVKVCAVDQNLEVKLNKVVNPNKAVADYRTHITGISAKDLEGVTCSLVDVQKNLRKLLSHGSILVGHSLYNDLHALKFDYPQVIDTSYIFKYMDLPTGASPSLNNLCKSVLGFAVREDGEPHNCLNDARAAMKLVLAKLEHGFDDPIEASGNNAPEVKLEKLLLHKIPVDVPCQLLLSVFPRDSCVAVEQTDVRVRGESYSTFVSFRNAAEANEAFKVLDGRESKDSCGRPQKHIFLKLSSGQTTSFYARKMTADAVFKKCDTSKKRAGEVENINSELEQAQDDTSESKRQRTCPHPCKHVTEIERLKQELREREDEIFHLQKILCTVAKKHGLQQKDCC
- the LOC109703689 gene encoding small RNA degrading nuclease 3-like isoform X4 → MSMGYCYRWSLGRALSMELRPFLAPPRRSRANLKHPKTTWGENQLHGSQWVRPPKGGARPNGPRRQQHRLVRLTMENPQHMQHYFFPSYNEGWKVMTIGKTSEVMNSKAMISIDCEMVLCQDGTESVVKVCAVDQNLEVKLNKVVNPNKAVADYRTHITGISAKDLEGVTCSLVDVQKNLRKLLSHGSILVGHSLYNDLHALKFDYPQVIDTSYIFKYMDLPTGASPSLNNLCKSVLGFAVREDGEPHNCLNDARAAMKLVLAKLEHGFDDPIEASGNNAPEVKLEKLLLHKIPVDVPCQLLLSVFPRDSCVAVEQTDVRVRGESYSTFVSFRNAAEANEAFKVLDGRESKDSCGRPQKHIFLKLSSGQTTSFYARKMTADAVFKKCDTSKKRAGEVENINSELEQAQDDTSESKRQRTCPHPCKHVTEIERLKQELREREDEIFHLQKILCTVAKKHGLQQKDCC